Below is a genomic region from Carboxydocella sporoproducens DSM 16521.
ACCATTCGCCGGGAAATCAAGCTACTGCGGCACAAGGACAGTAAAATCTCCGCTCCGGTCCAGGCTTTTTTGCGCCTGGTTAATGAAAACCTGGTTCCTAAATGCAGCACATAAAAAAAGACGATCTTCCCTTCGCGGAATGTTACCGACGAGAAGAAAGATCGCCTAAGAAAACTAATTTGTCCCAGTTCCTCTACTTCTCTTGCATCATTTTAAAAATCAACTGCTGAGCATAAGGGCTGCTATCAAACACAACAAAGATGGGGCTGCCCTTTTTCGTTACTATTTTGCCGTAATATTCAACCATCCCTTTGTTGACCGGCTGCTGCTGCCTCATGAGGTAGGCCCGCTCATCCTCCAGGTTGCACCAGTTCAAGAGTACCTTTATCTTCTGCTTATCCTTCACTGCCACGGTCTCAGCAGAACCAGCTTTTTTCACAATTATTTCGGACACATCCTCCGGGTTCAGGAACAGTTCTTCCATATAACCGTGTTTCTCCAGAAAAGCTGTAAAGTTTTTGAAGTCCTCATAATAATTCAAATTATAGTAAACGTACTTACTCTCCCAGCTTGTCTTTGCGATAAATTCAAGCATCGCCAGGGTTGGCCGCTTGTTTTCCACGGCTGCTTCATAAGAGACATTTAACACATCCTTTTTCAGGGCCGCCAGAGCTTCGTCTATTTCCGCCCGTTTATAGATGCGGACACTTTTACCCAGATGATAGTTGCTTATATTTAGCTCGTCTATCTTTTTCACATCGGTTTTGAACAGGCGCCCGTAGATACTTCTCTTTGTTTCCTCAGAATTGAATATGGGGTAGAGAAACTCACGGTAGCGGTCCATGTCAATCATGTATGTCCGCTTAACCTTGCGGCCGCTGTCCAGAACATAAGTTATATCAGCTGTCATAACCCTTCTAGGCTCTTCTGGTCTGAAAGCACCGTCGGGTATCGGCCTGTTTAAAGATTTCTCCAGGTTCCGGTTCTCCTTTTCCAGCTTGATTATCTGCCGGTGGAGTTCACGCACCCGCCTGATGTTGTCCTGCCCTTTCAGACTTTCGACAGCCGGTACGCTATCCCTGTTCAGGCCGTTAAAGAACACTTCTTTTACCTCATCCTGTTCCGGGACATATTTTTGATAGCCATACAAGTCCAGTTTGACTGAAGCGAGAAGCACGATGAAGACAGCGCCGAAAACCACCATCCCCTTCCATCTCCTATAAAAGTGAAAGGACTTATAGGCGATCATGTCGGCGATGATATAACCCAGCACCCCGCCGATAAAATATCCCAGGTATAATGCTCCGGTGCTGCTTTCATTGAGTGCGCTAAAGTACAGGCCACCGGTCAGAGTCGCGCAGGTCGCCACTCCGTATATGAATACCCGGCGTATCCACCCGGCAGCCAGGGTTTCCCCGGCAGCCTCCACATGCCTTTTCCTGTAAAGGAAAAGGCTAATCAGACAGAACAACACGGCAGCTACCACATACCATATATATCCTGCCTGTGATTTAAACAGGAGCTGGTAATTCTGATAATCCAGGTATCTGACCAGAGGGGACAGCCACAGCACGGTGCTTTCATCAATGTCTCTCGGAAAACCGTATAACAACTTCCACAGGTTGAATTTTATCAGTAAATACAGTCCTAAAGGCAGGATCAGGCCAATAAAGGTTAATGCTCCCTGGAGCAGCACATTGCCGGTGAGCATGCCAACAAACACGGTAAATATATAGAACAATCCGGTCATTAATAAATTCAGGAACAACCAGAAAGCAAAAAGCTTACCGACGGAAACGGCATTGGCAAGATTGGCATCAACCGTCTCCATTAACGGGTCATATGCATAATGATTGGGCCACTGGACTTCCGTCACTCCAAAAACAGCCATAACTCCGTATAGCAACAGCCCGTTAATCAAGATCGGCAGCCAGATCAGGGTCAACCCCGCCAGGAGGTTTTGCCAGTAAAGGGACCACCGTTTAATGGGCAGGCTATGGAAAAAGGTGCTGGCCCGTTCATTTTGCAGGTAATAGAACAGTATCAACCCGAAAATCACCGCCACGGCTATGCTGGTAAGGTGCGCAACAGGGTGGAACAAGATTTGGGACTGGAAACTTTTACCGGCAACCTCGGCCCAGAGATTTCCCTGAATGGATTTTTCTCTGTTGAGCTCCATCCATAAAACCAGAGGCAGTTCTAGAAACAATGCCACGGCATAGAGGATGCCCAGCCATTTGAACCTCTTCACCGCGCTTTTAAACACAACCCATTTACTAGAGGATATTCCGGATGTCATAGCCAACCCCTCCCATCTCGTATACGAAGATTTCTTCAAAAGTTAACGGCAACACATCCAGCAGCAGGGGATTAAAAGCTTGCACCTGGGTTTTAATGGCCTGCTCATCT
It encodes:
- a CDS encoding DUF6449 domain-containing protein, which translates into the protein MTSGISSSKWVVFKSAVKRFKWLGILYAVALFLELPLVLWMELNREKSIQGNLWAEVAGKSFQSQILFHPVAHLTSIAVAVIFGLILFYYLQNERASTFFHSLPIKRWSLYWQNLLAGLTLIWLPILINGLLLYGVMAVFGVTEVQWPNHYAYDPLMETVDANLANAVSVGKLFAFWLFLNLLMTGLFYIFTVFVGMLTGNVLLQGALTFIGLILPLGLYLLIKFNLWKLLYGFPRDIDESTVLWLSPLVRYLDYQNYQLLFKSQAGYIWYVVAAVLFCLISLFLYRKRHVEAAGETLAAGWIRRVFIYGVATCATLTGGLYFSALNESSTGALYLGYFIGGVLGYIIADMIAYKSFHFYRRWKGMVVFGAVFIVLLASVKLDLYGYQKYVPEQDEVKEVFFNGLNRDSVPAVESLKGQDNIRRVRELHRQIIKLEKENRNLEKSLNRPIPDGAFRPEEPRRVMTADITYVLDSGRKVKRTYMIDMDRYREFLYPIFNSEETKRSIYGRLFKTDVKKIDELNISNYHLGKSVRIYKRAEIDEALAALKKDVLNVSYEAAVENKRPTLAMLEFIAKTSWESKYVYYNLNYYEDFKNFTAFLEKHGYMEELFLNPEDVSEIIVKKAGSAETVAVKDKQKIKVLLNWCNLEDERAYLMRQQQPVNKGMVEYYGKIVTKKGSPIFVVFDSSPYAQQLIFKMMQEK